In Thermanaerovibrio velox DSM 12556, the genomic stretch ATAGGGATCATGGTGGTGGTGTTAGCCCTAATAGGAAGTTTTAACCTAATGGGCCCTGGTTCCTATCGTCAGAAGAGCCGGGAGGAGAAGATGATGGAGGCAGAGAAGCTGGGCAACCGCATATTCGTCCCGGCCCTGTGCATCCCTCTGGTGACCTTTTTGGTGGCAAAGTTCACCGATCTTGGGGCTCTGGTGGGGCTCGGCATTGGCACCGTAGTGGCCTTTTTCGGGGCCCTGATCATGCTAAGGGAGGGGCCTTATGCCTCCGTGGAGGAGGGGCGGCGTCTTATGGATGCCATAGGGTGGTCCGCCATGCTTTCCCAGTTCCTGGCGGCCCTCGGTTTTTTGTTTGACAAGGCCGGCGTAGGGGATGTCGTGGCTGGCATGGTATCGTCAGTGGTCCCAACAGGGGAACCCCTGCTTGCTGTGGTGGCCTATTGTGTCGGGATGGCTCTCTTCACCATTATCATGGGCAACGCCTTCGCCGCTTTTGCGGTGATTACCACTGGGATAGGGATTCCCATGGTGGTTTCCCAAGGGGCAGATCCCTCCGTGGTGGGGGTGATAGGGATGCTGTCCGGCTACTGCGGCACCCTCATGACCCCGATGGCAGCCAACTTTAACGTG encodes the following:
- a CDS encoding DUF979 domain-containing protein, whose protein sequence is MKPSVDHLYVLVGLLLLVFAVRSFIDRDNPKRIGTGSFWLVYGLTFLLGGLVPPRVIGIMVVVLALIGSFNLMGPGSYRQKSREEKMMEAEKLGNRIFVPALCIPLVTFLVAKFTDLGALVGLGIGTVVAFFGALIMLREGPYASVEEGRRLMDAIGWSAMLSQFLAALGFLFDKAGVGDVVAGMVSSVVPTGEPLLAVVAYCVGMALFTIIMGNAFAAFAVITTGIGIPMVVSQGADPSVVGVIGMLSGYCGTLMTPMAANFNVVPAALLELKDKNGVIKAQAPIALFMLLANITLMYFLAF